In one Balaenoptera musculus isolate JJ_BM4_2016_0621 chromosome 20, mBalMus1.pri.v3, whole genome shotgun sequence genomic region, the following are encoded:
- the RPL26 gene encoding 60S ribosomal protein L26 produces MKFNPFVTSDRSKNRKRHFNAPSHIRRKIMSSPLSKELRQKYNVRSMPIRKDDEVQVVRGHYKGQQIGKVVQVYRKKYVIYIERVQREKANGTTVHVGIHPSKVVITRLKLDKDRKKILERKAKSRQVGKEKGKYKEETIEKMQE; encoded by the exons ATGAAGTTCAATCCCTTTGTGACCTCTGACCGAAGCAAGAACCGGAAAAGGCATTTCAATGCGCCTTCCCACATTCGCAGGAAGATTATGTCTTCCCCTCTTTCTAAAGAGCTGAGACAGAAGTACAATGTCCGATCCATGCCCATCCGGAAGGATGATGAAGTTCAG GTTGTACGAGGGCACTACAAAGGGCAGCAAATTGGCAAAGTAGTCCAGGTTTACAGGAAGAAGTATGTCATCTACATTGAACGAGTGCAGCGGGAGAAGGCTAATGGCACAACTGTCCACGTGGGCATTCACCCCAGCAAG GTGGTTATCACCAGACTAAAACTGGACAAAGACCGCAAAAAGATCCTCGAACGTAAAGCCAAATCTCGCcaagtaggaaaagaaaagggcAAATATAAGGAAGAAACAATTGAGAAGATGCAGGAATGA
- the KRBA2 gene encoding KRAB-A domain-containing protein 2 isoform X2, producing the protein MLDSCKKPVPQGSFLQFSMMPQRAGNDPPGVSNPSEMEKEISNMREKFLISVTKLVESKSYNSKVFSKEKYFQTIKEVKEAKEKGRKSSRDYRRAAKYDVISVQGTEKLIEATHGEQDRIRYYVHKEELFDILHDTHLSIGHGGRTRMLKELQGKYGNVTKEVIVLYLTLCKQCHQKNPVSKRGLAPKPMPFKDIDSRCQVEILDMQSNADG; encoded by the exons ATGCTGGACAGTTGCAAGAAGCCAGTCCCTCAGG GATCCTTCTTACAGTTCTCCATGATGCCACAGAGAGCTGGAAATGATCCCCCTGGTGTTTCAAATCCaagtgaaatggaaaaggagataaGTAACATGAGAGAAAAGTTTCTCATCAGCGTGACAAAGTTAGTGGAAAGCAAAAGTTACAACAGCAAggtgttttccaaagaaaagtaCTTTCAAACAATAAAGGAAGTGAAGGAAGctaaggagaaggggaggaagtcATCACGTGATTATCGCCGTGCAGCAAAATATGACGTGATCTCTGTACAGGGCACAGAGAAACTAATAGAGGCTACTCATGGAGAACAAGATCGAATACGGTATTACGTACACAAGGAAGAGCTGTTTGATATTCTTCACGACACACATCTCAGTATTGGCCACGGCGGGCGGACACGCATGCTCAAGGAGCTGCAAGGAAAATATGGGAATGTCACCAAAGAAGTCATTGTCTTATATCTGACTCTGTGTAAACAGTGCCACCAGAAGAACCCAGTATCCAAGAGAGGCCTCGCACCCAAGCCCATGCCATTTAAGGACATTGACTCCAGATGCCAAGTTGAAATCCTTGACATGCAGTCAAATGCTGATG GCTAG
- the RNF222 gene encoding RING finger protein 222, translating into MSGALPSRAAMSEGESKESSGGECPVCYDKFCDLEGAGRTLCCGHMFCHDCLVKYLLSTRVDGQVQRTVVCPVCRYVTFLGKKSSCWPAKLDKSSQTLAVPMGLPPVPPPDTLGHANPLALSQPFWRPSPNQGGQLPLDPPPGLPREPQIFIISRYGVPLGEQDSILLGRSLAEFSEAPRGPSSTWTFCSRSRALLLITLIAAVAVMAVVAAILPWVLLVRKRA; encoded by the exons ATGT CCGGGGCCCTGCCCTCCCGTGCGGCCATGTCCGAGGGGGAGAGCAAGGAAAGCTCGGGCGGCGAGTGCCCCGTGTGCTACGACAAGTTCTGCGATCTGGAGGGCGCCGGCCGGACGCTGTGCTGTGGCCACATGTTCTGCCATGACTGCCTGGTCAAGTACCTCCTCTCCACGCGCGTGGACGGGCAGGTCCAGAGGACCGTCGTCTGCCCCGTCTGCCGCTACGTCACCTTCCTCGGCAAGAAGAGCTCCTGCTGGCCCGCCAAGCTGGACAAGAGCTCTCAGACCCTGGCCGTGCCCATGGGCCTGCCTCCCGTGCCACCGCCGGACACCCTAGGCCACGCCAACCCCCTGGCCCTCTCCCAGCCTTTCTGGAGGCCGTCCCCGAATCAGGGCGGCCAGCTGCCCTTGGACCCGCCGCCCGGCCTGCCCCGGGAGCCGCAGATCTTCATCATCAGCCGCTACGGGGTGCCCCTGGGGGAGCAGGACAGCATCCTGCTCGGGCGCAGCCTGGCCGAGTTCTCGGAGGCCCCCCGGGGGCCCAGCTCCACCTGGACGTTCTGCAGCCGCTCCCGGGCCCTCCTGCTCATCACCCTCATTGCCGCGGTGGCCGTGATGGCCGTGGTGGCCGCCATCCTGCCCTGGGTGCTGCTGGTGAGGAAGCGCGCGTGA
- the KRBA2 gene encoding KRAB-A domain-containing protein 2 isoform X1 — protein sequence MLDSCKKPVPQGSFLQFSMMPQRAGNDPPGVSNPSEMEKEISNMREKFLISVTKLVESKSYNSKVFSKEKYFQTIKEVKEAKEKGRKSSRDYRRAAKYDVISVQGTEKLIEATHGEQDRIRYYVHKEELFDILHDTHLSIGHGGRTRMLKELQGKYGNVTKEVIVLYLTLCKQCHQKNPVSKRGLAPKPMPFKDIDSRCQVEILDMQSNADGEFKFILYYQDHLTKFIILRPLKAKQAHEVVAVLLDIFTVLGTPTMLESDSGLEFTNQVVNELNEVWPDLKIVPGKYHPGQGQGSLERASRDVKNMLSAWMQSNRSRHWAEGLRFMQMGRNQAFDVSLQQSPYEAMFGCKAKFGLYSSHLPRETVAVLQTEEELEIAEEQLESSLWIRQEEKAEVGADRSDMDEDVNPTPPEAAEPSTSQGAPGLFCW from the exons ATGCTGGACAGTTGCAAGAAGCCAGTCCCTCAGG GATCCTTCTTACAGTTCTCCATGATGCCACAGAGAGCTGGAAATGATCCCCCTGGTGTTTCAAATCCaagtgaaatggaaaaggagataaGTAACATGAGAGAAAAGTTTCTCATCAGCGTGACAAAGTTAGTGGAAAGCAAAAGTTACAACAGCAAggtgttttccaaagaaaagtaCTTTCAAACAATAAAGGAAGTGAAGGAAGctaaggagaaggggaggaagtcATCACGTGATTATCGCCGTGCAGCAAAATATGACGTGATCTCTGTACAGGGCACAGAGAAACTAATAGAGGCTACTCATGGAGAACAAGATCGAATACGGTATTACGTACACAAGGAAGAGCTGTTTGATATTCTTCACGACACACATCTCAGTATTGGCCACGGCGGGCGGACACGCATGCTCAAGGAGCTGCAAGGAAAATATGGGAATGTCACCAAAGAAGTCATTGTCTTATATCTGACTCTGTGTAAACAGTGCCACCAGAAGAACCCAGTATCCAAGAGAGGCCTCGCACCCAAGCCCATGCCATTTAAGGACATTGACTCCAGATGCCAAGTTGAAATCCTTGACATGCAGTCAAATGCTGATGGTGAGttcaagtttattttatattaccaGGACCACTTGACCAAGTTTATTATTTTACGGCCATTAAAGGCCAAACAGGCCCATGAGGTGGTCGCTGTCCTGTTGGATATTTTCACAGTTCTTGGTACACCCACCATGTTAGAATCTGACAGTGGCTTGGAGTTCACAAACCAGGTTGTCAATGAGCTCAATGAGGTATGGCCAGACCTAAAGATTGTCCCTGGTAAGTACCACCCTGGCCAAGGCCAGGGCTCCCTGGAGCGAGCAAGCCGTGATGTCAAGAACATGCTGAGTGCCTGGATGCAGAGTAACCGTTCACGTCACTGGGCCGAAGGCCTGCGATTCATGCAGATGGGGAGGAATCAGGCCTTTGATGTTTCCTTGCAGCAAAGTCCATATGAGGCGATGTTTGGTTGTAAAGCCAAATTTGGACTCTATTCCTCACACTTACCCCGGGAAACCGTGGCTGTTTTACAAACAGAAGAAGAACTAGAAATTGCTGAAGAACAGCTAGAAAGCAGCCTTTGGATCAGGCAGGAAGAAAAAGCTGAGGTCGGAGCAGACCGATCTGACATGGACGAGGACGTCAATCCCACTCCTCCCGAAGCTGCAGAGCCGAGCACCTCCCAAGGGGCCCCAGGTCTCTTCTGCTGGTGA